Below is a genomic region from Hyalangium minutum.
AAGCCCAGCGCCTCAAGGCTTTGTGGGATCTGTGCGTGCTGGACACCCCGCCGGAGGAGCGGTTCGACCGCATCGTCCGGATGGCGGTACGGCTCTTCCAGGTGCCCATCGCCTTGGTGTCGCTGGTGGACAAGGACCGGCAGTGGTTCAAGGCCCGGTACGGGATCGCGGAGCTGTCGGGGCCTCGCAACACCTCGTTCTGCGGCCACGCCATTCTCCATTCCGAGATGCTGGTGGTGCCGGACGCCACCCTGGACCCTCGCTTCCTGGACAACCCGAATGTCCTGGACGCGCCCCACGTCCGCTTCTACGCGGGCCAGCCGCTGAGGGCGCCCAACGGAAGGCTTGTCGGGACGCTGTGCGTGGTCGACTACAAGACCCGCGAATTCAGTGAGGAGGATCGTCGCGCCTTGAGGGACTTGTCCGCGTGGACGGAGCTGGAGCTGTCCATGAAGGCGCTCCAGGAGGCCCAGGCCGCCGTCAAGCAGCTGGATCACTTCTTCGAGCTGTCGGCGGACATGCTCAGCATCACCAACCTCGAGAGCCGGCTGCTGCGCTGCAGCGTCTCCTGGAGCCGGACCTTGGGCTACTCCACCACGGAGCTGAGGGACATCCGGTTGCGCGAGCTGTTCCACCCGGAGGATCTCCCCCAGGTGCTCGAGGCTCGACAGCGGGCCATCGAGGGCAGGCCACTCCCCAGTGTCGAGTGCCGCATTCGCGACCGCGCTGGCACCTGGCGCTGGCTCCAGAGCAACTTCATCTTCAATCCCGCCGAGTGTGTCTTCTACTCGGTGGCCCGGGAGATCACCGAGCAGAAGCAGCTGGAGAGCGAGCACCGCCGCGTGGAGCAGCTGAAGGACGAGTTCGTTTCCACGGTGAGCCACGAGCTGCGCACGCCGTTGACGTCCATCCGCGGGGCGCTGGGGCTGCTGAAGGGCGGCATCGCGGGTCCACTGCCCGCGGAGGCCGAGGAGCTCATCTGGATCGCCCAGGACAACAGCGATCGGCTGCTGCGCCTCATCAACGACATCCTGGATCTGGAGGGGCTGGAGACGGGCCAGCTCTCCTTCAAGCGGGAGCCGCTGCCCTTGGGCGAGCTGGTCACCCAGGCCGTCGTCGCGCAGCGGGGCTACGCGGCGCAGTACGGCGTGAAGCTGGTGGTGGCACTGGACTCCGAGGCGCGGGCCTTGGTGGATGCGGACCGCTTCCTCCAGGTCATGGCCAACCTGTTGTCCAACGCCATCAAGT
It encodes:
- a CDS encoding ATP-binding protein, coding for MPAPSIPADEAQRLKALWDLCVLDTPPEERFDRIVRMAVRLFQVPIALVSLVDKDRQWFKARYGIAELSGPRNTSFCGHAILHSEMLVVPDATLDPRFLDNPNVLDAPHVRFYAGQPLRAPNGRLVGTLCVVDYKTREFSEEDRRALRDLSAWTELELSMKALQEAQAAVKQLDHFFELSADMLSITNLESRLLRCSVSWSRTLGYSTTELRDIRLRELFHPEDLPQVLEARQRAIEGRPLPSVECRIRDRAGTWRWLQSNFIFNPAECVFYSVAREITEQKQLESEHRRVEQLKDEFVSTVSHELRTPLTSIRGALGLLKGGIAGPLPAEAEELIWIAQDNSDRLLRLINDILDLEGLETGQLSFKREPLPLGELVTQAVVAQRGYAAQYGVKLVVALDSEARALVDADRFLQVMANLLSNAIKFSPQGETVQVRLARLPGGLRVSVEDHGPGIPESFRSRIFHKFAQADGSDTRRKGGTGLGLSITQALVARMEGTLSFVSEEGEGSTFFVVLPEWTPPEP